Proteins found in one Brevibacillus brevis genomic segment:
- a CDS encoding DUF4179 domain-containing protein: MDNKLDDYKQAYHDIEIPEELAAVTEQAIGRGKLHRKRAQARTRWLKHAGVSAAAVFVLFTVSVNTIPAFASALENVPGLGKLVKILQFNKGSAGGGTPQDAVDVSFITVQKQGDRENIIINFTQDNEVQQNVSSFHVSFTEYPNTMTFAVGGARKFSAVKDFETLKQSPYIEDAYEIISLDDSLVRFNVTFKEAIAYKVKEYKQPAQVVITISPNEVTPEEQQPVYSVRTASVPYGEALGAMEEALLVADNMRVLKDKQGGYFVEAGYYRTEAEAQEKMKQLQNEFGVVEPLFVEKRGYLEVPGGIEAR; this comes from the coding sequence TTGGATAACAAACTGGACGATTACAAACAAGCCTATCACGATATTGAAATTCCCGAAGAGTTGGCGGCAGTCACCGAGCAAGCCATCGGACGTGGAAAGCTTCATCGCAAGCGTGCGCAAGCAAGAACGCGTTGGTTAAAGCACGCTGGTGTTAGCGCGGCCGCTGTCTTTGTTCTTTTCACGGTCAGCGTGAACACAATCCCCGCCTTTGCGAGTGCTTTGGAAAACGTGCCTGGTCTGGGCAAGCTAGTGAAAATATTGCAATTCAATAAAGGCAGTGCAGGCGGTGGTACTCCGCAAGATGCCGTAGATGTTAGCTTCATTACGGTACAGAAGCAAGGAGACCGGGAAAACATCATCATAAACTTTACCCAGGATAATGAGGTACAGCAGAACGTCAGCTCGTTCCACGTGAGTTTTACGGAATATCCGAATACGATGACGTTTGCTGTTGGTGGCGCGAGAAAATTTTCGGCTGTTAAAGATTTCGAGACTTTGAAGCAAAGTCCGTACATTGAAGATGCTTACGAGATCATTTCGTTGGACGATTCTCTCGTGCGGTTTAATGTGACCTTTAAGGAAGCGATTGCTTATAAGGTGAAGGAATATAAGCAGCCAGCGCAAGTTGTTATTACGATTTCTCCAAACGAAGTAACGCCAGAAGAGCAGCAGCCTGTGTACTCGGTGCGCACTGCTTCCGTGCCGTATGGAGAGGCGCTCGGGGCTATGGAGGAGGCTCTATTGGTCGCGGACAATATGCGGGTTTTGAAGGACAAGCAAGGTGGATATTTTGTCGAGGCCGGGTATTATCGGACGGAAGCCGAGGCTCAAGAGAAAATGAAGCAATTGCAGAATGAGTTTGGGGTTGTAGAGCCATTGTTTGTGGAGAAGAGAGGGTATTTGGAAGTGCCTGGGGGGATTGAGGCCAGGTAG
- a CDS encoding acetyltransferase, whose translation MNTKTVVYEASYRDQLVDIWYRAVCRTHHFLAKEDIAFYKNMVKNEALSAVEVWMEINEKKEPVGFIGLDGAKIEMLFVDPEYHGKGIGRRLLEHAERKYGPNLKVDVNEQNEGAYAFYRRYGFVQTGRSELDGSGRSFPLIHLGLER comes from the coding sequence ATGAATACCAAAACTGTTGTTTATGAAGCCAGCTATCGTGATCAATTGGTAGATATTTGGTATCGTGCCGTTTGCCGTACGCACCATTTTTTGGCGAAAGAAGATATTGCGTTTTATAAAAACATGGTAAAAAATGAAGCACTATCTGCTGTTGAGGTATGGATGGAAATTAACGAGAAGAAAGAGCCTGTAGGCTTCATTGGCCTTGATGGAGCGAAAATTGAAATGCTGTTCGTTGATCCAGAATACCACGGGAAAGGGATTGGGCGCAGATTACTTGAACATGCAGAGCGTAAGTATGGTCCGAATCTCAAAGTAGATGTCAACGAGCAAAACGAAGGGGCTTATGCTTTCTACAGAAGGTATGGGTTTGTGCAGACAGGACGGTCTGAGCTGGATGGTTCGGGGAGGTCGTTTCCTTTGATTCATTTAGGTTTAGAACGGTAA
- a CDS encoding sigma-70 family RNA polymerase sigma factor encodes MNQTELAQRAISGDEDSFTLLIQENREKIYRMAFTYVRNKEDALEIVQETVYRAFISIHKLKQPQYFQTWLTKIAVNCALDHIRKAKKVVYMDKEHEGSYEQKPREDAIDLQDALGQLDEKSRTVIMLRYFEDMPIKDIADVLDIPLSSVKSIIYRGLEKLKVNIGERESLG; translated from the coding sequence GTGAATCAAACTGAACTGGCACAAAGAGCCATTTCCGGTGATGAAGACAGCTTTACGCTTCTGATCCAAGAGAATAGAGAAAAAATATATCGCATGGCTTTTACTTATGTACGAAACAAGGAAGACGCGTTGGAAATCGTGCAGGAGACTGTCTATCGCGCCTTTATCTCCATACACAAATTGAAGCAGCCGCAATATTTTCAAACATGGCTGACCAAAATCGCCGTCAACTGCGCCTTGGATCACATACGCAAAGCAAAAAAAGTCGTTTATATGGATAAAGAGCATGAAGGCAGCTACGAGCAAAAACCACGGGAAGATGCCATCGACTTGCAAGATGCCTTGGGCCAACTCGATGAAAAATCCAGAACGGTCATTATGCTGAGGTATTTCGAAGACATGCCCATCAAGGACATTGCCGATGTGCTAGACATACCCCTCAGCTCCGTGAAGTCGATCATTTACCGCGGACTGGAGAAATTGAAAGTGAACATTGGGGAGCGTGAATCTCTTGGATAA
- a CDS encoding Imm8 family immunity protein — MLVVKSLIQSYEDWGTDIDDFYISFEVDIGCKDIIGSADMFTFEVVSPKRLSKIVSDSNIEIGRGYLIMNDFNINQVQQVVNNIVKKCQNEDYNLAMKDISKYFRWQMDN, encoded by the coding sequence ATGCTTGTAGTTAAATCATTGATACAATCTTATGAAGATTGGGGTACTGACATAGATGATTTTTATATATCTTTTGAAGTTGATATAGGTTGTAAAGATATCATTGGATCAGCCGATATGTTTACTTTTGAGGTGGTGAGTCCAAAAAGATTAAGTAAAATTGTGTCAGATAGTAATATTGAGATTGGTAGAGGCTATCTAATTATGAATGACTTTAATATTAACCAAGTACAGCAGGTTGTGAATAATATCGTAAAAAAGTGTCAAAATGAAGATTATAATTTGGCGATGAAGGATATTTCAAAATATTTTAGATGGCAGATGGATAATTAA